A stretch of DNA from Bacillota bacterium:
CACAACATGGATGCACCGTGTCCCTTTTTTTAATACATAATGGCCGTTCCCAAAAGCAAGGAATATGTTATAATGAGGAAAGTAAAAAACTTAAGTTAACTGGAAGGATTTAAGAAGCTTGATCAGAATACATTCAGTAATACATTGTTATAAGTAGTTGATCTCTCTATAGATTTGGTGGTGACTATGGCAATACTTGCTACACCAAAGGGCCAAGTTGAATTCCTTGGACCGTTAATCAGGGAATCTATTGAGCCCCTTGATATGAATAAGAACCTGAACAATTTCCGAAGGGCATCCAGGCAAAAAGAAGCATTACTCCAGGTGTCCGACCTGCCGGAAGGTATTGTTTATGTGGCAAAGCATGCAAACGAAATAATCGGTTATGTATTATTTCAACATCCCAGCGAATTTGGCAGGTGGAGCAAGCACCCGCGCTTGCTGGAGCTGGGTGCTATCGAAATCAGCAGGGATTGGAAATGCATGGGGATTGCATCAAAACTGTTGCATAAAGCTTTTAAAAACCCGGAACTGGAAGAGTATATAGTTATTACTACCGAGTTTTACTGGCATTGGGACCTTGAAGGCAGTGGGCTAAGCGTTTGGCAATATCAACGGATGCTTAAGAAGCTTTTTGGCAGTGTCGGTTTTAAAAGGCGGCATACGGATGACCCCGAAATTCTGGAACATTCAGCTAACATGCTTATGGTACGATTTGGTAAGACCATAACCGACGTTCATCTAAAGGCTTTTGAAGACCTTACTTATCAAGCATCAATTTTCGTATGATCAAAAAAAGCCCGGTTGACTAAAACCGAGGCTTTTTTTTGCATGTTTCTAACTTAACAAAAACTACCCATTTTCCTTCTTTTGAATAACATTTCGGTCTTTATGCTTTTGGGATAAAATAGTAGGTTAAATAACGTTGAGGAAAAGCTGCAAAAAGAACCATTGGAGGCGTGTTTCTGATATGGCGAAGAATAAAGCACCGGTTACACCTGCCGTACGCATGTTGCGCGATGAGAATGTAGACTTTACTGTGAACAATTATAAGTATGAAGAAAAAGGTGGAACTAGAGTTGCGTCACGGGAAATAGGTATTGATGAACATTATTTTATTAAAACTTTAGTAATGGAGGACGAAGACAAAAAGCCTCTTATTATTTTAATGCACGGTGACCTGGAGGTTTCCACTAAAAATTTAGCTAGAACCATCGGGGTAAAAACTGTTTCACCTTGCATGCCGGAAACAGCGACTAAGCACACCGGCTACATGGTTGGCGGAACCTCGCCGTTTGGCACCCGTAAAAGAATGCCGGTGTACATGGAAGAGACAATCCTTGAGCTACCCACGGCCTATGTAAACGGTGGCAAGCGGGGTTATTTATTTGGCTTAGATCCCAAAGAGATGATGAGGGTTTTACGACCTAAACTAGTACGGGTAGGAATAAAGATTTAATCCTTTGCCCTAAAATTTGCAAATCACGTATATACAATAACTCAACACTTGGTGCCAGGCACTTTTGTTGAGTTATTTACTTATCCGATAAACAAAGC
This window harbors:
- the ybaK gene encoding Cys-tRNA(Pro) deacylase, with product MAKNKAPVTPAVRMLRDENVDFTVNNYKYEEKGGTRVASREIGIDEHYFIKTLVMEDEDKKPLIILMHGDLEVSTKNLARTIGVKTVSPCMPETATKHTGYMVGGTSPFGTRKRMPVYMEETILELPTAYVNGGKRGYLFGLDPKEMMRVLRPKLVRVGIKI
- a CDS encoding GNAT family N-acetyltransferase, which encodes MAILATPKGQVEFLGPLIRESIEPLDMNKNLNNFRRASRQKEALLQVSDLPEGIVYVAKHANEIIGYVLFQHPSEFGRWSKHPRLLELGAIEISRDWKCMGIASKLLHKAFKNPELEEYIVITTEFYWHWDLEGSGLSVWQYQRMLKKLFGSVGFKRRHTDDPEILEHSANMLMVRFGKTITDVHLKAFEDLTYQASIFV